A single Triticum urartu cultivar G1812 unplaced genomic scaffold, Tu2.1 TuUngrouped_contig_4657, whole genome shotgun sequence DNA region contains:
- the LOC125528133 gene encoding 40S ribosomal protein S15a-1 produces the protein MVRVSVLNDALKSMYNAEKRGKRQVMIRPSSKVIIKFLIVMQKHGYIGEFEYVDDHRSGKIVVELNGRLNKCGVISPRFDVGVKEIEGWTARLLPSRQFGYIVLTTSAGIMDHEEARRKNVGGKVLGFFY, from the exons ATGGTGAGAGTCAGTGTGCTGAACGATGCTCTCAAGAGCATGTACAATGCTGAGAAGCGTGGGAAGAGGCAGGTCATGATCAGGCCTTCTTCCAAGGTCATTATCAAGTTCCTTATCGTCATGCAGAAGCACG GATACATTGGCGAGTTTGAGTACGTTGATGATCACAGGTCTGGCAAGATCGTGGTCGAATTGAATGGCAGGCTGAACAAGTGTGGTGTCATCAGTCCTCGCTTTGATGTTGGTGTCAAGGAGATTGAGGGATGGACTGCAAGGCTCCTTCCTTCTCGTCAG TTTGGCTACATTGTGCTGACAACTTCTGCTGGGATCATGGACCATGAGGAGGCAAGGCGTAAGAATGTTGGTGGCAAAGTGCTAGGCTTTTTCTACTGA